From Sporosarcina sp. 6E9, a single genomic window includes:
- a CDS encoding gluconate 2-dehydrogenase subunit 3 family protein yields the protein MADKPTDVNGKNDMSRRAFLKNSGLVAGGLVGGSLVGGLLTNQFQQKPTETENKHMSGGLQEARVFINRAEDFAILSAATERIFPKDDLGPGAIELGIPFFIDKQLASEWGTNSKEYMKGPFITNIKSTGNHNVSRDQDSQGPNAGTQVPSPTPRYQSILNRGEIFTVGLRKIDQVAQDDFGARFVDLEPDQQDEVLRMFEEDKVEMKGIGSANFFYLLLQTTIEGAYADPVYGGNKDMMGWRMKEYPGPRMSYLDTIEDEEFIKMEPESLRDYQGH from the coding sequence GTGGCAGATAAACCGACAGATGTGAACGGAAAAAATGATATGAGTCGCCGTGCTTTTCTAAAGAATTCCGGACTTGTTGCCGGGGGGTTAGTTGGTGGCTCTTTGGTTGGCGGGTTGTTGACGAATCAGTTTCAACAGAAACCGACAGAGACTGAAAATAAACATATGAGTGGTGGTTTACAGGAAGCGCGGGTATTTATCAATCGTGCTGAAGACTTCGCGATTTTATCAGCTGCGACAGAACGAATTTTTCCAAAAGATGATTTGGGTCCGGGCGCTATAGAATTAGGCATACCTTTCTTTATTGACAAGCAACTGGCAAGCGAGTGGGGGACGAATTCGAAGGAGTATATGAAGGGGCCCTTTATCACAAATATTAAATCGACAGGTAATCATAATGTCAGTCGGGATCAGGATAGTCAGGGACCGAATGCAGGAACTCAAGTACCTAGTCCCACACCACGGTACCAATCCATATTGAACCGAGGGGAAATTTTCACGGTGGGCCTACGGAAAATAGATCAAGTAGCTCAAGATGATTTTGGGGCAAGGTTTGTTGACTTAGAACCGGACCAGCAAGATGAAGTACTACGCATGTTTGAAGAGGATAAAGTTGAGATGAAAGGGATAGGGTCTGCGAACTTTTTCTATTTACTTCTCCAAACTACGATTGAAGGCGCGTATGCGGATCCGGTTTACGGCGGCAATAAAGACATGATGGGATGGCGGATGAAAGAGTATCCGGGTCCACGGATGAGTTACCTGGATACGATTGAAGATGAGGAATTTATCAAAATGGAACCAGAAAGCTTGCGGGATTACCAGGGTCATTAA
- a CDS encoding 5'-methylthioadenosine/adenosylhomocysteine nucleosidase → MKNNISLKFFMIIMIAAFMLIGCSPKQEDSTEQPEERVIGIIGAMIEEVEILRDKMDIESTETIAGMEFYKGTLDGENIVLVQSGVGKVNAAACTQALVDHFGVDYLINSGVAGGLTTDVTIGDIVISTDAVQHDFDITAFGEKPGVIARMDTSYFTADEKLIQLAQSATEGLPEDIKVVQGRIATGDQFIASAEQKEWIAENFSPHAVEMEGAAIAHVAHLNEVPFVIIRAISDDASGEADVKYEDFIITAAENASQMIEEMIKAADENL, encoded by the coding sequence ATGAAAAACAATATTAGCCTCAAATTCTTTATGATCATCATGATTGCAGCATTTATGTTAATTGGCTGTTCTCCGAAACAAGAAGATTCTACGGAACAACCAGAGGAACGGGTTATCGGTATTATTGGAGCGATGATTGAAGAAGTTGAAATTCTTCGCGATAAAATGGACATTGAAAGCACTGAAACGATAGCAGGAATGGAATTTTATAAAGGAACATTAGACGGTGAAAACATTGTCTTGGTTCAATCAGGTGTCGGTAAAGTGAATGCGGCTGCCTGTACGCAAGCGTTAGTCGATCATTTCGGTGTTGACTATCTCATCAACTCAGGTGTTGCCGGTGGTCTAACCACTGATGTAACCATTGGAGACATCGTCATTTCAACGGACGCTGTCCAGCATGATTTTGATATCACTGCATTTGGCGAAAAGCCGGGCGTGATTGCGCGCATGGATACAAGTTATTTCACAGCGGATGAAAAATTAATTCAACTCGCACAATCAGCAACTGAGGGATTACCTGAGGATATTAAAGTCGTTCAAGGAAGAATCGCAACTGGCGATCAGTTTATTGCGAGTGCTGAACAAAAAGAATGGATTGCAGAAAACTTCTCTCCACACGCTGTAGAAATGGAAGGCGCAGCAATTGCTCATGTTGCACATTTGAATGAAGTGCCATTCGTTATTATTCGTGCAATCTCGGACGATGCCAGCGGCGAGGCAGATGTAAAGTATGAAGACTTCATCATAACGGCAGCTGAAAACGCCAGCCAGATGATTGAAGAAATGATCAAAGCTGCAGACGAAAACTTGTAA
- a CDS encoding cyclic 2,3-diphosphoglycerate synthase, whose amino-acid sequence MNRKNVLIIGAAGRDFHNFNVYYRDNEAYNVVAFTAAQIPDIDGRKYPSELAGELYPEGIPIYSQDQLADLIKELQVSECVFAYSDISYEDVMGVSAIVNAAGANFTVLGPKSTMLKSNKPVISVCAVRTGTGKSQTARKIIETLLEHDLKVIAVRHPMPYGDLNAQRVQRFATVEDLKKHNCTIEEMEEYEPHVARGNIVYAGVDYADILTAAENDPDGCDVILWDGGNNDFSFYEPDLAVTVLDPHRPGHELKYYPGEVCLRTTDVAIINKVDSASAEAVQIVENNIKLVNPNSAIIKAESLITVDQPESIIGKRVLVVEDGPTLTHGEMNIGAGIVAAKRLGAKEIIDARPFAVGTLLDTYEKYQHIGNVLPAMGYGEQQLKDLEETINNADCDAVIIGTPMDLSRIISINKPYTRVHYELDEVGTPNLSGVLKDFIQENNLINKTTIK is encoded by the coding sequence ATGAATAGAAAAAATGTATTGATTATTGGAGCGGCAGGGAGAGATTTCCACAATTTTAATGTGTATTATCGAGATAATGAAGCGTATAATGTGGTTGCTTTTACGGCGGCGCAAATTCCTGATATAGATGGACGTAAGTATCCAAGCGAATTAGCTGGTGAACTATATCCAGAAGGGATCCCGATTTATTCACAAGATCAATTAGCGGACTTGATAAAAGAGTTGCAAGTGAGTGAGTGTGTTTTTGCTTATAGTGATATTAGTTATGAAGATGTGATGGGCGTGAGTGCGATTGTGAATGCGGCGGGTGCTAATTTTACAGTGCTTGGTCCGAAAAGCACGATGTTGAAAAGTAACAAGCCCGTTATTTCTGTATGCGCAGTACGAACTGGAACGGGTAAAAGTCAAACGGCGCGAAAGATTATCGAAACATTACTTGAGCATGATTTGAAAGTCATTGCGGTTAGACATCCGATGCCTTATGGCGATTTAAATGCGCAACGTGTTCAGCGTTTTGCGACAGTAGAAGACTTAAAGAAACATAATTGTACGATTGAAGAAATGGAAGAATATGAACCACATGTGGCACGCGGAAATATCGTTTATGCAGGCGTTGATTATGCAGATATTTTAACGGCAGCGGAAAATGATCCTGATGGTTGTGATGTTATTTTATGGGACGGTGGAAATAATGACTTTTCCTTCTACGAACCTGATTTGGCAGTGACTGTGTTGGATCCGCATCGACCAGGTCATGAATTAAAATACTATCCTGGAGAAGTTTGTTTAAGAACAACCGATGTTGCGATTATTAATAAAGTCGACAGTGCATCTGCAGAGGCTGTGCAAATCGTAGAAAACAATATTAAACTGGTAAATCCGAACAGCGCCATTATTAAAGCAGAATCCTTAATTACAGTCGATCAGCCTGAAAGTATTATTGGAAAACGTGTATTGGTCGTTGAAGATGGCCCGACGTTGACACATGGCGAGATGAATATTGGTGCGGGGATTGTTGCGGCTAAGCGTTTAGGTGCGAAAGAAATCATTGATGCACGCCCATTTGCAGTGGGTACGTTACTTGATACGTATGAGAAATATCAACATATTGGAAACGTGCTTCCAGCGATGGGGTACGGCGAACAGCAATTGAAGGATCTTGAAGAAACTATTAATAATGCTGACTGTGATGCAGTGATTATTGGCACGCCGATGGATTTATCTCGAATCATTTCGATTAATAAACCCTATACACGTGTTCACTATGAACTAGACGAAGTGGGTACACCGAATTTAAGTGGTGTTTTGAAAGATTTTATTCAAGAAAATAATTTGATCAATAAAACCACTATTAAATAA
- a CDS encoding ABC transporter permease: MRNSLKVAKWEIKRNLTNKSFIISLLSTPVIFLAFFFVPMLFNQSDSDENSNVQVFLYDEIGVWDEVVEVVDAADKTNWTLVQTEIPEAEMRKELMEKEHSVYLAMTEEALEQGQVKMYMTDDIDDSFPFEASILEQPLRELQMEKLGLTDTQKSAIMNQVTITAIDADEMESIIQEEESGVASNEVDPLERIIPGAFAGLILFSIVMTGMMIFQSASQEKKEKVAEIILSSLTPAELMQGKIIGYFVLGVTQVIVWLAVALPAMVWRFDIPLLEYLLVPELILLLFIAFAGYLLFAAIFVSIGATVEDLTATSNFQGMVMMLPFLPAIFIGPILSNPSGLIAQIGSFIPITAPAVLLVRLSVLEEWPWIELSIAVVVLLFSIWLFMKLAGKVFNMGIMMYGKNATPKEIWRWLWT, translated from the coding sequence ATGCGTAATAGTTTAAAGGTAGCCAAATGGGAAATTAAGCGCAACTTGACTAATAAATCATTTATAATTTCATTGCTCAGCACACCCGTTATCTTTTTGGCGTTCTTTTTCGTTCCAATGTTGTTTAATCAATCAGACTCTGACGAGAATAGTAATGTTCAAGTCTTTTTGTATGATGAAATAGGTGTTTGGGATGAAGTCGTAGAAGTGGTAGATGCTGCAGACAAAACAAATTGGACATTGGTTCAGACAGAGATTCCAGAAGCAGAGATGCGAAAAGAATTGATGGAGAAAGAGCATAGTGTCTACCTCGCAATGACCGAGGAGGCACTTGAGCAGGGCCAAGTCAAAATGTACATGACTGATGATATAGATGACTCATTTCCTTTTGAGGCATCGATATTGGAACAGCCGCTTCGGGAACTACAAATGGAGAAGCTAGGGCTAACAGATACACAAAAATCAGCTATTATGAACCAGGTAACGATTACAGCGATAGACGCCGATGAAATGGAATCGATCATCCAAGAAGAGGAAAGCGGCGTTGCTTCAAATGAAGTAGATCCATTAGAACGGATAATTCCTGGTGCATTTGCTGGCTTAATTCTATTCTCTATTGTCATGACAGGTATGATGATATTCCAATCGGCTTCACAGGAAAAGAAAGAGAAAGTCGCAGAAATCATTTTATCTTCATTGACACCGGCGGAATTGATGCAAGGGAAAATTATTGGTTACTTTGTCCTTGGCGTTACGCAAGTCATCGTTTGGTTAGCTGTGGCACTACCGGCGATGGTATGGCGTTTCGATATCCCGCTACTGGAGTACTTACTCGTTCCGGAATTAATACTTCTCTTATTTATCGCATTCGCAGGTTATCTGCTCTTTGCCGCGATTTTCGTCAGTATTGGCGCAACGGTGGAAGATTTGACAGCAACGAGTAATTTTCAAGGGATGGTCATGATGTTGCCATTCTTGCCAGCGATTTTTATCGGCCCCATCCTTTCAAATCCAAGCGGACTCATTGCACAAATTGGCTCATTCATCCCAATCACTGCACCGGCAGTCTTACTCGTCCGCCTTTCAGTCCTTGAAGAGTGGCCATGGATCGAACTTAGCATTGCAGTCGTCGTTCTGCTCTTCAGTATCTGGCTATTTATGAAATTGGCAGGAAAGGTATTCAACATGGGAATTATGATGTACGGAAAAAATGCCACACCAAAAGAAATTTGGAGATGGCTATGGACTTGA
- a CDS encoding ABC transporter ATP-binding protein — translation MTNVLTVNNLGKSFKSKQIIKDISFEVQKGEIMAILGPNGAGKSTTIRNIMGIMYPDEGSIEFNGYAKNEIPRQKIGYLPEERGLYKNVKVMDMILYLADLKDYPVKKAKARALKYLEKFGLEGKDKVSVEELSKGMGQKVQFIASIIHEPELLILDEPFSGLDPVSQETFKEEIRTLANNGTSILLSSHQMNVVEELCDRLFMIHRGEKVIYGAMEDVKNEYANFKCTIKGRNAISVLETIPEVLRIEQNEDVSVLYLSPEVVVPKWLKNLPETLTIQEFSIDRISLHEIFIDIATDQNRLAEGVESYA, via the coding sequence ATGACAAACGTTTTAACAGTGAACAATCTGGGGAAATCTTTCAAATCAAAACAAATCATCAAAGATATTTCGTTTGAAGTGCAAAAAGGGGAAATCATGGCGATTTTAGGTCCAAATGGTGCGGGGAAATCAACGACAATCCGCAATATTATGGGCATTATGTATCCAGATGAAGGCAGTATTGAATTCAATGGTTACGCCAAAAATGAGATTCCGCGTCAGAAAATCGGTTATTTACCGGAAGAACGCGGCTTGTATAAAAACGTGAAAGTGATGGATATGATTTTATATTTGGCGGATTTGAAAGATTATCCAGTGAAAAAAGCAAAAGCGCGTGCACTGAAATATTTAGAGAAATTTGGATTAGAAGGTAAGGATAAAGTTTCCGTCGAGGAATTATCCAAAGGAATGGGACAAAAAGTACAATTCATTGCCTCAATTATTCATGAACCAGAGCTGCTTATTTTGGATGAACCTTTTTCGGGATTAGACCCAGTGAGTCAAGAAACTTTCAAAGAAGAGATTCGAACGCTTGCAAATAATGGAACATCGATACTTCTTTCTTCCCACCAGATGAATGTCGTAGAAGAATTATGTGATCGATTGTTTATGATTCATCGCGGTGAAAAAGTGATTTATGGTGCGATGGAGGACGTGAAAAATGAATATGCAAATTTTAAATGTACGATTAAAGGACGAAATGCTATTTCTGTATTAGAAACGATTCCGGAAGTTTTGCGCATTGAGCAAAATGAAGATGTGTCTGTGCTTTATTTGTCCCCGGAAGTTGTTGTTCCGAAGTGGCTCAAAAATTTGCCGGAAACTTTGACGATTCAAGAGTTCTCGATTGATAGAATTTCACTTCATGAAATTTTTATAGATATTGCGACAGATCAAAATCGATTGGCTGAAGGAGTTGAAAGTTATGCGTAA
- a CDS encoding ABC transporter ATP-binding protein, whose protein sequence is MEHAVAIRDVHKTVDNFQLKSIHWEIEKGTISALIGKNGAGKSTLLNLIMNLTKTDVGDIQILGQSVSREDDSWKPKVAYLPQKPPIITPFTGQELRDLIAQWYPTWDESFFQRAVALFGIDLTTKFNKLSPGAQQQLNLALVIARNAEVLILDEPTAHLDIPSKKILGDLLVEWMDLGERTIILATHQIEDIQKLADYLVFIKDGCIQEKFEKEALTDMYKRYWFSQPIECGFVPGEVERKGNSIVTNRPIEAEDYFEHAELEWITVQSLDLDEIVTMLLIK, encoded by the coding sequence ATGGAGCATGCAGTAGCGATACGTGATGTTCATAAAACCGTGGATAATTTTCAATTGAAATCAATTCATTGGGAAATTGAAAAGGGGACAATATCCGCACTTATCGGAAAGAACGGTGCTGGAAAAAGTACACTTTTGAATTTAATCATGAATTTAACGAAAACAGATGTTGGGGACATACAAATACTGGGACAATCAGTGTCTCGAGAAGATGATTCCTGGAAGCCAAAAGTTGCTTATTTACCGCAAAAACCACCCATAATTACACCTTTTACTGGACAAGAATTAAGAGATTTAATTGCCCAATGGTATCCGACGTGGGACGAATCGTTTTTTCAAAGAGCCGTAGCGTTATTTGGTATTGATTTAACAACAAAATTCAATAAATTATCGCCAGGTGCGCAACAGCAATTGAACCTAGCACTCGTAATCGCTAGAAATGCAGAGGTTCTAATTCTTGACGAACCGACAGCACATCTAGATATACCATCTAAGAAAATTTTAGGTGATTTACTCGTAGAATGGATGGATCTTGGCGAAAGAACGATTATTCTCGCGACGCACCAAATCGAAGATATTCAGAAGTTAGCAGACTATCTCGTCTTTATAAAAGATGGATGTATTCAGGAGAAGTTTGAAAAAGAAGCGTTAACTGACATGTATAAACGCTACTGGTTTTCACAACCAATTGAATGTGGATTTGTGCCAGGCGAGGTAGAGCGTAAAGGAAATTCAATCGTAACAAATAGGCCGATCGAAGCTGAAGATTATTTCGAACATGCGGAGCTGGAGTGGATAACTGTTCAATCACTCGATCTGGATGAAATCGTAACGATGTTGTTAATAAAGTGA
- a CDS encoding GntR family transcriptional regulator, with protein sequence MELPIQLSKDSREPIYFQIEEQIKALIASGQLNAGTVLPSIRALSKDLEVSIITTRRVYQNLEQQGFIHSKQGKGSFVAEIEEGLQKEVKISAVELAFETAIETALRHDYSIVQVKEIFAEVMEKYEGK encoded by the coding sequence ATGGAACTTCCGATTCAATTATCAAAGGATTCTCGGGAACCGATTTACTTTCAAATTGAAGAGCAAATTAAAGCTTTAATTGCAAGTGGGCAATTGAATGCAGGAACTGTGCTGCCTTCAATTCGTGCGTTGTCCAAAGATCTTGAAGTAAGCATCATAACAACGAGACGCGTCTATCAGAATTTAGAGCAACAGGGCTTCATTCATTCGAAGCAAGGGAAGGGGTCCTTTGTTGCAGAAATCGAAGAAGGACTCCAAAAAGAAGTAAAAATAAGTGCAGTGGAACTGGCATTTGAAACTGCTATTGAAACAGCATTACGTCATGATTATTCAATCGTGCAAGTGAAAGAGATTTTTGCTGAAGTGATGGAGAAATACGAGGGGAAATAG
- the srtB gene encoding class B sortase, which yields MERSRRTKEKQSPLKKFVSRAITIVCLAVFIYSAYSLISIYLGYHNNRQVLADAQEIYYDFSNIDIEENDLEDGEIRPQFTELQSINPEIVGWVSIEDTQINYPVLQGENNEDYLNRNYKGDHSIAGSIFMDYRIDISDYNPNTILYGHRMKDGAMFEELTKFLDKDFFDNHQVVKFDTLYESYDAEIFSVYQTTTDFDYIQTEFSDDGDFGLLLDEIRQNSLYHSDIQIDEDDQIITLSTCDYELDPREGRLVVHAKLVKKE from the coding sequence ATGGAAAGAAGTAGACGAACAAAAGAGAAGCAAAGTCCGCTGAAAAAATTCGTGTCGCGTGCAATCACCATTGTGTGTCTAGCTGTTTTCATATATTCAGCCTACTCATTGATCAGTATCTATTTGGGCTATCATAATAACCGCCAAGTGTTAGCCGATGCACAGGAAATCTATTATGACTTTTCGAATATAGACATAGAAGAAAATGACTTAGAAGACGGTGAAATTCGTCCGCAATTTACTGAATTACAAAGTATTAATCCAGAGATTGTCGGTTGGGTTTCAATCGAAGATACGCAAATTAATTATCCAGTATTGCAGGGCGAAAATAATGAGGATTATTTAAATCGAAATTATAAAGGGGATCACTCGATAGCCGGTAGTATATTCATGGATTATCGAATTGATATCAGTGATTATAATCCCAATACAATTCTTTACGGGCATCGGATGAAAGACGGTGCCATGTTCGAGGAGCTGACAAAGTTTCTGGATAAAGATTTCTTTGATAATCATCAAGTAGTTAAATTTGATACATTATATGAAAGTTATGATGCTGAAATATTCTCGGTGTATCAAACAACGACTGATTTTGATTATATTCAAACCGAATTTTCGGATGACGGCGATTTTGGTTTGTTATTGGATGAAATACGACAAAACTCACTGTATCATTCGGATATTCAAATCGACGAAGATGATCAAATTATCACTTTATCAACATGTGACTACGAACTCGATCCGCGTGAAGGGCGATTAGTGGTACATGCCAAATTGGTGAAAAAAGAGTGA
- a CDS encoding ABC transporter ATP-binding protein: MDIKGITFSYDNKTNHLHNINSDITRGEITTIIGPNGCGKSTLLGVMSNNYVPQKGQIILDGKEIRTYKPKDFAKKLAIVHQQNEAPSDMTVEKLTTYGRLPHRSMFSSISDEDEAAIEWALTCTNLQGKRNTTIDSLSGGEKQRVWIAMSLAQKTEFLFLDEPTTYLDIYYQYEILDLIKQLNKAHGLSIVMVLHDINQAIQYSDTIIVMKDGKIVLKGKPEEIITEQLMADIYGIDVIVKKDDRTGLYIVPVGI; the protein is encoded by the coding sequence ATGGACATTAAAGGGATAACTTTTTCGTATGACAATAAAACCAATCATCTACACAATATAAATAGTGACATCACAAGAGGGGAAATCACAACGATTATCGGTCCAAATGGATGCGGAAAGTCAACGCTTTTAGGTGTGATGTCGAATAACTATGTTCCTCAAAAAGGTCAAATTATTTTGGATGGTAAGGAAATACGGACGTATAAACCAAAGGACTTTGCCAAGAAATTAGCCATTGTTCACCAACAAAACGAAGCGCCTTCAGATATGACGGTTGAAAAATTAACGACTTATGGAAGACTACCGCATCGCAGCATGTTCTCCTCAATATCAGATGAAGATGAAGCGGCCATCGAATGGGCGTTAACCTGCACCAACCTACAAGGGAAGCGCAACACAACAATCGATTCCTTATCCGGCGGAGAAAAACAACGCGTCTGGATTGCGATGTCACTCGCACAGAAAACTGAATTTTTATTTCTAGACGAACCAACAACTTATCTAGATATTTATTATCAATACGAGATATTAGACTTGATCAAACAACTGAACAAAGCGCACGGTTTGTCGATTGTTATGGTGTTACACGACATCAACCAAGCCATCCAGTACAGCGACACAATCATCGTCATGAAAGACGGTAAAATCGTGTTGAAAGGCAAGCCCGAAGAAATCATCACCGAGCAATTAATGGCGGATATATATGGTATCGACGTCATCGTGAAGAAGGATGACCGTACTGGGTTGTATATTGTTCCAGTAGGCATCTGA
- a CDS encoding iron ABC transporter permease, translating into MNKKVISFITVITLLILVTIYSSVTGSLEVSVLELIRGIFTGDNENVEIIKDLRFPRIIIALFAGAALSISGVLLQAVMKNPLADPSIIGVSSGAGFMSLLIVSIFPSLFFYMPLFSFVGGAFAFYLVYTFSWKSGLNPLRMILVGVAINAVFTGLSQGLSFAGAATSINQVTTSTLFMKNWSDVNVMVIYGSIGLILAFLLYSWCNQLALGDKTARSLGVNINRTRLIVSVVAVLLASIATAVAGMFAFIGLLIPHIGRMLVGTDHKVLIPFSALSGALLTLTADTLGRIVIAPTEIPASILVAVIGGPFLIFLLRKSERIYGH; encoded by the coding sequence ATGAACAAAAAGGTTATTAGTTTTATCACTGTGATTACGTTACTAATCTTAGTCACAATCTATTCTTCCGTAACGGGGAGTTTGGAAGTTTCCGTTTTGGAATTAATTCGTGGAATATTCACAGGAGACAATGAAAATGTTGAAATCATCAAAGACTTGCGTTTCCCGCGGATTATCATTGCGTTGTTTGCGGGTGCGGCGTTGTCTATATCTGGGGTTTTATTGCAAGCGGTCATGAAGAACCCGTTGGCAGATCCGAGCATTATCGGGGTGTCGTCTGGTGCAGGTTTCATGTCTCTACTCATCGTCTCTATTTTTCCTTCATTATTTTTCTACATGCCTTTATTTTCATTTGTAGGCGGTGCTTTTGCATTTTACTTAGTCTATACGTTTTCTTGGAAGTCTGGCCTTAATCCGCTGCGAATGATTTTAGTCGGCGTGGCGATAAACGCCGTCTTTACGGGTTTAAGCCAAGGACTCAGTTTCGCCGGTGCGGCCACCTCGATCAATCAAGTCACGACATCCACATTGTTCATGAAAAACTGGAGCGACGTCAATGTGATGGTCATTTATGGTTCAATCGGTCTTATTCTCGCATTTTTACTTTATTCGTGGTGCAATCAGTTGGCGCTTGGCGATAAAACCGCAAGAAGTCTAGGCGTCAATATCAATCGAACGAGGTTAATTGTTTCTGTTGTCGCGGTATTACTGGCGTCGATTGCAACAGCAGTCGCAGGAATGTTTGCGTTTATCGGGCTTTTAATCCCACATATTGGGCGAATGTTAGTGGGTACGGATCATAAGGTTCTTATTCCTTTCTCTGCACTTTCGGGTGCATTATTAACACTGACTGCGGATACATTAGGACGAATTGTGATTGCGCCAACTGAAATTCCGGCGTCTATATTAGTCGCTGTCATTGGCGGACCTTTCCTCATATTCTTGCTGAGAAAGAGTGAACGAATTTATGGACATTAA
- the isdE gene encoding heme ABC transporter substrate-binding protein IsdE encodes MKRKFSLFLLAGLIMVVAGCSANADPAVESENSDGDRIIATTVAVTEIMDALEIDLVAVPTSYKDLPKRYDGLTEIGNPMNPDMEIILSLKPTEVLSVSTLKSDLDEVFSGRNINTSYLNLQTLENMQNEILALGERYDRQEQAGALIQKFEGKLEEIKLKTEGKDQPSVLILMGVPGSYLVATENSYLGDLVKRAGGKNVISGESVEFLSSNTEYLQKSNPDIILRAAHGMPEEVVAMFDKEFKENDIWKHFNAVKNDRVYDLEETLFGTTGNLAATEALDELLEMLYN; translated from the coding sequence ATGAAAAGAAAGTTCTCCCTATTTTTATTGGCGGGCTTAATTATGGTCGTCGCGGGTTGTTCGGCAAATGCCGACCCAGCGGTTGAAAGTGAAAACTCGGACGGCGATCGCATTATTGCAACGACAGTCGCTGTGACAGAAATTATGGATGCGTTGGAAATAGATTTAGTTGCTGTTCCGACGAGTTACAAGGATTTGCCTAAGCGATATGATGGCTTAACTGAAATAGGAAATCCGATGAATCCTGATATGGAAATCATTTTGTCGCTTAAACCGACTGAAGTGCTGTCTGTGTCAACGCTGAAAAGTGATTTAGATGAGGTTTTTTCAGGTAGAAACATTAACACGAGTTACCTTAATTTGCAGACGCTAGAAAACATGCAAAATGAGATATTGGCGCTCGGAGAACGATATGATCGGCAGGAACAGGCAGGGGCTCTTATCCAGAAGTTTGAGGGGAAATTGGAAGAAATTAAACTGAAAACGGAAGGGAAAGACCAACCTTCAGTACTTATTTTGATGGGGGTGCCTGGAAGTTATTTGGTTGCGACGGAGAATTCTTACTTAGGGGATCTTGTTAAACGAGCAGGTGGGAAGAACGTTATTTCCGGCGAATCTGTGGAGTTTTTGTCATCTAACACGGAATACTTACAGAAATCGAATCCTGATATTATTTTAAGGGCGGCGCACGGGATGCCTGAAGAAGTTGTCGCGATGTTTGATAAAGAGTTTAAAGAAAATGATATTTGGAAACATTTCAATGCGGTTAAAAATGATCGGGTCTATGATTTAGAAGAAACGCTTTTTGGCACAACCGGAAATTTAGCTGCAACAGAGGCTTTGGATGAATTACTAGAAATGCTTTATAATTGA